In uncultured Bacteroides sp., the following proteins share a genomic window:
- the rplD gene encoding 50S ribosomal protein L4 has protein sequence MEVNVYNIKGEDTGRKVTLNESIFGIEPNDHAIYLDVKQFMANQRQGTHKSKERSELSGSTRKLKKQKGTGGARSGDIKSPVFVGGARVFGPRPRDYFFKLNKKVKSLARKSALSYKAQGNGIVVVEDFSFEAPKTKEFIALIKNLKVSDKNLLFVLSDTNKNVYLSARNVERAKVLTVAGLNTYNVLNAGALVLTESSLSAIDDILMKKEA, from the coding sequence ATGGAAGTTAACGTATATAACATTAAAGGTGAAGACACTGGAAGAAAGGTTACGTTAAATGAATCAATCTTCGGAATTGAGCCTAACGACCACGCTATTTATTTGGATGTAAAGCAATTTATGGCAAATCAGCGTCAGGGAACTCACAAATCAAAAGAAAGAAGTGAACTTTCAGGTAGTACTAGAAAGTTGAAAAAACAAAAAGGTACTGGTGGAGCACGTTCAGGTGATATCAAATCTCCTGTGTTTGTAGGAGGTGCAAGAGTTTTTGGTCCTAGACCAAGAGACTATTTCTTTAAGTTGAATAAGAAAGTTAAGTCTTTAGCAAGAAAATCTGCTTTATCATACAAGGCTCAAGGCAATGGTATTGTAGTAGTAGAAGATTTTTCTTTTGAAGCTCCAAAAACTAAGGAATTTATTGCACTGATAAAAAATCTTAAAGTTTCTGATAAAAACCTGCTTTTCGTTTTATCAGATACAAATAAAAACGTATATTTGTCGGCTCGTAATGTTGAGAGAGCTAAAGTATTAACTGTCGCTGGATTAAATACTTACAATGTATTGAATGCTGGTGCATTAGTGCTTACTGAAAGTTCTCTTTCTGCTATCGACGATATCTTAATGAAAAAGGAGGCTTAA
- the rplW gene encoding 50S ribosomal protein L23 encodes MGIIIKPLVTEKMTAASEKFNRFGFIVRPEANKLEIKSAIEALYNVTVVDVNTIRYSGKNKSRYTKAGMINGRTNAYKKAVVTLKEGDTIDFYSNI; translated from the coding sequence ATGGGAATTATTATTAAACCGTTAGTTACAGAAAAAATGACTGCTGCATCTGAAAAGTTCAATCGTTTCGGATTTATTGTACGTCCTGAAGCTAACAAATTGGAAATTAAGAGCGCAATCGAAGCTTTGTATAATGTTACAGTTGTAGATGTAAATACAATCCGTTATTCCGGAAAGAACAAAAGCCGTTATACAAAAGCCGGAATGATCAATGGTAGAACAAATGCTTATAAAAAAGCTGTTGTAACATTGAAAGAAGGAGATACTATTGATTTTTATAGCAATATTTAA
- the rplB gene encoding 50S ribosomal protein L2 — protein sequence MAVRKFKPTTPGQRHKIIGTYEEITASVPEKSLVFGKLSSGGRNNEGKMTMRYLGGGHKKKIRIVDFKRNKDGVPAVVKTIEYDPNRSARIALLFYADGEKRYIIAPNGLQVGNTLMSGENAAPEIGNALPLQNIPVGTVIHNIELRPGQGAALVRSAGNFAQLTSREGKYCVIKLPSGEVRQILSTCKATIGSVGNSDHGLERSGKAGRSRWLGRRPRNRGVVMNPVDHPMGGGEGRASGGHPRSRKGLYAKGLKTRAPKKQSSKYIIERRKK from the coding sequence ATGGCAGTACGTAAATTTAAGCCCACAACACCGGGGCAAAGACATAAAATTATTGGTACTTATGAGGAGATAACTGCATCAGTACCAGAAAAATCTCTTGTGTTTGGTAAGCTTTCTTCTGGTGGTCGTAACAACGAAGGGAAAATGACTATGCGCTACCTTGGCGGTGGTCACAAGAAGAAAATCAGAATTGTTGATTTCAAGAGAAATAAAGATGGTGTTCCGGCAGTAGTAAAAACAATTGAATATGATCCGAATCGTTCGGCTCGTATCGCTTTGTTATTTTATGCCGACGGTGAAAAAAGATATATTATTGCTCCCAATGGATTACAAGTAGGTAATACTCTTATGTCAGGTGAGAATGCAGCGCCAGAGATTGGTAATGCACTTCCTCTACAAAATATCCCTGTTGGTACTGTAATTCACAACATTGAATTACGTCCAGGCCAAGGTGCTGCTTTGGTTAGATCTGCAGGTAATTTTGCTCAGTTGACTTCTAGAGAAGGTAAATACTGTGTTATTAAATTGCCTTCTGGTGAAGTAAGACAAATACTTAGTACATGTAAAGCTACTATTGGTAGTGTTGGTAACTCTGATCATGGATTGGAACGCTCTGGTAAGGCTGGACGCTCTAGATGGTTAGGTCGTCGTCCTCGCAACCGTGGTGTTGTTATGAACCCTGTTGATCACCCAATGGGTGGTGGTGAAGGCCGCGCTTCAGGAGGTCATCCAAGATCTCGTAAGGGATTGTATGCTAAGGGCTTGAAGACTAGAGCTCCAAAGAAGCAATCTTCTAAGTATATTATTGAGAGAAGAAAAAAGTAA
- the rpsS gene encoding 30S ribosomal protein S19 — protein MSRSLKKGPYINIKLESKVLAMNESGKKAVVKTWARASMISPDFVGHTVAVHNGNKFIPVYVTENMVGHKLGEFSPTRTFRGHAGNKKR, from the coding sequence ATGAGTCGTTCATTAAAAAAAGGTCCTTATATTAATATTAAGCTTGAATCAAAAGTGCTTGCTATGAATGAGTCAGGCAAAAAAGCTGTTGTTAAGACTTGGGCTAGAGCTTCAATGATTTCGCCTGATTTTGTTGGGCATACAGTTGCAGTTCATAACGGAAATAAATTTATTCCTGTTTACGTTACCGAAAACATGGTTGGACACAAGTTGGGTGAATTTTCTCCAACTCGTACTTTCAGAGGTCATGCCGGTAACAAGAAACGTTAA
- the rplV gene encoding 50S ribosomal protein L22, producing the protein MGARKKISADKRKEALKTMYFAKLQNVPTSPRKMRLVADMIRGMEVNRALGVLKFSSKEASARVEKLLRSAIANWEQKNERKAESGELFVTTIFVDCGATLKRMRPAPQGRGYRIRKRSNHVTLFVDSKSTNDDQN; encoded by the coding sequence ATGGGAGCAAGAAAAAAAATATCGGCTGATAAACGAAAAGAAGCCCTTAAAACCATGTATTTTGCTAAATTGCAGAATGTTCCTACTTCACCGCGTAAAATGCGTCTTGTGGCTGATATGATCCGCGGTATGGAAGTGAATAGAGCACTTGGCGTTTTGAAGTTTTCTTCTAAAGAAGCTTCTGCTAGAGTGGAAAAGTTGTTGCGCTCTGCAATTGCTAATTGGGAACAGAAAAACGAACGTAAAGCAGAAAGCGGAGAATTATTTGTAACAACGATTTTTGTTGATTGTGGAGCTACATTGAAAAGAATGAGACCAGCACCACAGGGGAGAGGTTACAGAATTCGCAAACGCTCAAATCACGTGACTTTGTTCGTTGATTCAAAGAGTACTAATGATGATCAAAATTAA
- the rpsC gene encoding 30S ribosomal protein S3 has protein sequence MGQKVNPISNRLGIIRGWDSNWYGGNNYGDSLLEDSKIRKYLNARLAKASVSRIVIERTLKLVTITVCTARPGIIIGKGGQEVDKLKEELKKITDKDIQINIFEVKRPELDAVIVANNIARQVEGKIAYRRAIKMAIANTMRMGAEGIKVQISGRLNGAEMARSEMYKEGRTPLHTFRADIDYCHAEALTKVGLLGVKVWICRGEIFGKKELAPNFTQSKEGGRSNAGSRDGGKNFKRKKNNR, from the coding sequence ATGGGACAAAAAGTTAATCCAATAAGTAACCGTTTAGGAATTATCAGAGGATGGGATTCCAATTGGTATGGTGGCAATAATTATGGTGATTCTTTGCTAGAAGATAGCAAGATTCGTAAATATCTTAATGCTAGACTAGCTAAAGCAAGTGTATCAAGAATTGTTATTGAACGTACACTGAAACTTGTTACAATAACTGTTTGTACTGCTCGTCCAGGTATCATCATTGGTAAAGGAGGTCAGGAAGTTGACAAGTTAAAAGAAGAGTTGAAGAAAATTACTGATAAAGATATTCAAATTAATATCTTTGAAGTAAAAAGACCTGAGTTAGATGCTGTAATTGTAGCAAATAACATTGCTCGCCAGGTAGAAGGTAAGATTGCTTACCGTCGTGCTATCAAAATGGCTATCGCAAACACTATGCGTATGGGAGCAGAAGGTATTAAAGTGCAAATTTCAGGACGTTTGAATGGAGCTGAAATGGCTCGTTCTGAAATGTATAAAGAAGGAAGAACTCCGTTACACACTTTTAGAGCAGATATTGACTATTGTCATGCTGAGGCATTGACTAAGGTTGGACTTCTTGGTGTGAAAGTTTGGATTTGTAGAGGTGAGATTTTTGGCAAGAAAGAGCTTGCTCCTAATTTTACTCAAAGCAAAGAAGGAGGCCGTAGCAATGCAGGTAGCAGAGACGGTGGAAAGAACTTCAAAAGAAAGAAAAATAATCGCTAA
- the rplP gene encoding 50S ribosomal protein L16: MLQPKKTKFRRQQKGRMKGNAQRGNQLAFGSFGIKTLQNKWITGRQIEAARIAVTRYMQRQGQIWIRVFPDKPITKKPAEVRMGKGKGSPEGFVAPVTPGRILIEVEGVSYEIAKEALRLAAQKLPVTTKFIVRRDYDTQNQNA, encoded by the coding sequence ATGTTACAACCGAAAAAGACAAAATTCAGAAGACAACAAAAGGGTCGCATGAAAGGTAATGCCCAAAGAGGCAACCAACTCGCTTTTGGTTCTTTTGGTATCAAAACTTTGCAAAATAAATGGATTACAGGTAGACAAATTGAAGCTGCCCGTATTGCCGTTACTAGATATATGCAACGTCAAGGCCAGATTTGGATCAGAGTATTCCCGGATAAACCAATTACTAAGAAGCCTGCAGAAGTGCGTATGGGTAAGGGTAAAGGTAGTCCAGAAGGATTCGTTGCTCCTGTTACTCCTGGTAGAATTTTAATTGAAGTAGAAGGCGTTTCTTATGAAATCGCCAAAGAAGCGTTGCGTTTAGCAGCTCAAAAACTTCCTGTTACTACCAAGTTTATAGTAAGACGTGATTATGATACTCAAAATCAAAATGCATAG
- the rpmC gene encoding 50S ribosomal protein L29, which translates to MKIAEIREINTKELVERIEAEVANYNQVVLNHSISPLDNPAQIKQLRRMIARMKSELRQRELNNK; encoded by the coding sequence ATGAAAATTGCAGAAATTAGAGAAATAAATACCAAAGAACTGGTAGAAAGAATTGAGGCAGAAGTAGCCAATTATAATCAAGTGGTGTTGAACCATTCTATCTCCCCTTTGGATAATCCTGCACAAATAAAACAATTACGCAGGATGATTGCGCGTATGAAATCTGAATTACGCCAAAGAGAACTTAACAATAAATAA
- the rpsQ gene encoding 30S ribosomal protein S17, producing MEARNLRKERTGVVLSNKMDKTITVASKFKEKHPIYGKFVSKTKKYHAHDEKNDCNIGDTVTIAETRPLSKTKRWRLVEIIERAK from the coding sequence ATGGAAGCTAGAAATTTAAGAAAAGAAAGAACTGGGGTTGTTCTTAGCAACAAGATGGATAAAACTATTACTGTTGCTTCAAAGTTTAAAGAAAAACACCCCATTTATGGTAAGTTCGTTAGTAAAACGAAGAAATACCATGCTCATGATGAGAAAAATGATTGTAACATTGGTGACACTGTTACAATCGCAGAAACTCGTCCTTTGAGTAAGACAAAGAGATGGAGATTAGTTGAAATAATCGAAAGAGCTAAGTAA
- the rplN gene encoding 50S ribosomal protein L14, protein MIQSESRLTVCDNSGAKEVLCIRVLGGTGRRYASVGDVIVVSVKSVIPASDIKKGAVSKALIVRTKKEIRRADGSYIRFDDNACVLLNNAGEIRGSRIFGPVARELRAANMKVVSLAPEVL, encoded by the coding sequence ATGATACAATCAGAATCCAGACTTACAGTATGTGACAACAGTGGAGCTAAAGAAGTTCTGTGCATCCGTGTGTTGGGTGGTACAGGGCGTCGTTATGCTTCTGTTGGGGATGTTATTGTAGTTTCAGTAAAAAGCGTTATCCCCGCAAGTGATATTAAAAAAGGTGCAGTGTCTAAAGCTTTGATCGTACGTACGAAAAAAGAAATCCGTCGTGCTGATGGTTCGTACATACGTTTTGATGATAATGCTTGTGTTTTGTTAAACAACGCAGGTGAAATTAGGGGAAGTAGAATCTTTGGACCGGTTGCGAGAGAACTTCGTGCTGCAAACATGAAAGTAGTATCATTAGCACCAGAGGTACTTTAA
- the rplX gene encoding 50S ribosomal protein L24 has product MSKLHIKKGDTVLVNAGEDKGKTGRVLQVLVKKERAIVEGMNLVSKSTKPNAKNPQGGIVKQEASIHISNLNLVDPKSGKATRVGRKESSDGTLVRYSKKSGEEIK; this is encoded by the coding sequence ATGAGTAAATTACATATTAAAAAAGGCGATACAGTTTTAGTCAATGCTGGCGAAGACAAAGGTAAAACTGGCCGTGTGTTGCAAGTTCTTGTGAAAAAAGAACGTGCAATTGTTGAAGGCATGAATTTGGTATCTAAAAGTACTAAACCAAATGCAAAGAACCCTCAAGGTGGTATTGTAAAGCAGGAAGCTTCTATACATATCTCTAACTTAAACCTTGTTGATCCGAAGAGTGGAAAAGCAACACGTGTTGGGAGAAAAGAAAGTTCTGATGGAACTTTAGTGCGTTATTCTAAAAAATCAGGAGAGGAGATTAAGTAA
- the rplE gene encoding 50S ribosomal protein L5 has protein sequence MSNTASLKKEYAERIAPALKEQFQYSSAMQVPVLKKIVINQGLGSAVADKKIIEVAINEMTAITGQKAVATISRKDIANFKLRKKMPIGVMVTLRRERMYEFLEKLVRVALPRIRDFKGIESKFDGRGNYTLGIQEQIIFPEINIDSITKILGMNITFVTSAQSDEEGYALLKEFGLPFKNSKKD, from the coding sequence ATGAGTAATACTGCTAGCCTTAAGAAAGAATATGCAGAGCGTATTGCGCCTGCATTGAAAGAACAATTTCAATATAGTTCTGCTATGCAAGTTCCAGTTCTTAAAAAGATCGTAATCAATCAAGGTTTAGGATCTGCTGTAGCTGACAAGAAAATTATTGAAGTTGCAATTAATGAGATGACTGCAATTACAGGTCAAAAAGCTGTAGCTACAATTTCTCGTAAGGATATTGCGAACTTTAAGTTACGTAAAAAGATGCCTATCGGTGTGATGGTAACTTTACGTCGTGAGAGAATGTATGAGTTTCTTGAAAAGTTGGTTCGCGTGGCTTTGCCTCGTATTCGTGACTTTAAAGGAATCGAAAGTAAATTTGATGGTAGAGGAAACTATACTTTAGGTATTCAGGAACAAATTATTTTCCCTGAAATTAACATTGATAGTATCACTAAGATTCTTGGTATGAACATAACTTTCGTTACTTCTGCTCAGTCAGATGAAGAAGGATACGCTTTATTAAAAGAATTTGGTTTACCTTTTAAAAACTCTAAAAAAGACTAA
- the rpsN gene encoding 30S ribosomal protein S14 → MAKESMKAREVKRAKLVAKYAEKRAQLKKDGDYDALQALPKNASPVRLHNRCKLTGRPKGYIRQFGISRIQFREMASNGLIPGVKKASW, encoded by the coding sequence ATGGCAAAAGAATCAATGAAAGCTCGCGAAGTAAAGAGAGCAAAACTTGTAGCCAAATATGCTGAAAAAAGAGCTCAGTTGAAGAAAGACGGTGATTATGATGCATTACAGGCTTTGCCTAAAAATGCATCACCTGTTCGTTTACACAATCGTTGTAAATTAACTGGTCGTCCAAAGGGCTATATTCGTCAGTTTGGTATTTCAAGAATTCAATTTCGTGAAATGGCATCTAATGGTCTTATTCCCGGAGTTAAAAAAGCAAGCTGGTAA
- the rpsH gene encoding 30S ribosomal protein S8 produces the protein MTDPIADYLTRLRNAIGAKHRVVEIPASNLKKEITKILFEKGYILNYKFVEEGPQGTIKVALKYDSVNKVNAIKKLARISSPGLRKYTGYKDMPRVINGLGIAIISTSKGVMTNKEAAELKIGGEVLCYVY, from the coding sequence ATGACTGATCCAATAGCAGATTATTTAACGAGGTTGAGAAACGCAATCGGTGCTAAGCACAGAGTTGTAGAAATTCCTGCCTCAAATCTTAAAAAGGAAATTACTAAAATACTTTTTGAGAAGGGCTACATCCTTAATTATAAGTTTGTAGAAGAAGGACCTCAAGGCACTATTAAAGTAGCCTTGAAGTATGATTCCGTTAACAAAGTAAACGCGATCAAGAAATTGGCAAGAATATCTTCTCCTGGTTTACGTAAGTATACAGGTTATAAAGATATGCCACGTGTTATTAATGGTTTGGGTATTGCTATAATATCTACTTCCAAAGGTGTAATGACAAACAAAGAGGCTGCTGAGCTTAAAATTGGCGGTGAGGTCTTGTGTTATGTATATTAA
- the rplF gene encoding 50S ribosomal protein L6, producing the protein MSRIGKLPISIPAGVSVTLKENVVTVKGPKGELSQYVNPLITVEVADNQIVLTRKSDEKQERAFHGLYRSLINNMVVGVSEGYKKELELVGVGFRATATGNIIEFSLGYSHNIFLQLPAEIKVETKSERNKNPLILLESCDKQLIGQVCSKIRSFRKPEPYKGKGIRFVGEEIRRKSGKSAGAK; encoded by the coding sequence ATGTCTAGAATAGGAAAATTACCCATTAGTATCCCTGCAGGAGTATCTGTTACTCTTAAAGAGAATGTGGTTACAGTAAAAGGACCAAAGGGAGAATTAAGTCAATATGTAAATCCACTAATTACAGTGGAGGTTGCTGATAATCAAATCGTATTAACTCGTAAGAGCGACGAAAAACAAGAAAGAGCTTTTCATGGTCTTTATCGTTCTTTGATTAATAATATGGTTGTTGGTGTTTCTGAAGGTTACAAGAAAGAGTTAGAGTTAGTTGGTGTTGGTTTCCGTGCTACGGCTACTGGAAATATCATTGAATTCTCTCTAGGTTATTCACATAATATATTCTTGCAATTACCTGCAGAAATTAAAGTTGAAACAAAGTCTGAAAGAAACAAGAATCCTCTTATTCTTTTAGAATCTTGTGACAAGCAGTTAATAGGTCAAGTTTGTTCAAAAATACGTTCTTTCCGTAAACCAGAACCATATAAAGGTAAAGGTATTAGATTTGTTGGAGAAGAAATTCGCAGAAAGTCGGGCAAATCTGCCGGTGCTAAGTAA